In Fibrobacter sp. UWR2, the following are encoded in one genomic region:
- a CDS encoding FISUMP domain-containing protein, with the protein MKFYWGIVLALVCGYAVSCSDDYSSTGLNEAPAVRIEDIPTKNLRSSSSAAPSSSSFRQFNDSIPYGELVDRRDGKSYRTVLIGDQIWMAENLNYGDSVSTPSLKGNTWCGGGDSLKNDCGIYGRLYAWAAGAELCPEGWRMPSMEDYMTLAKNFGGMAFAGEALKSDAVGWRKLGGSNVSGFSALGAGYRHHDGDILEINNKGVFMTNSVGYRKDPMDGSRGSANIDVFVITDELVGVEFGRCVFSEGLSIRCIKDDEYGEGRIITEGEDSEEDGE; encoded by the coding sequence ATGAAGTTCTATTGGGGAATAGTTCTTGCGCTCGTTTGTGGATATGCCGTCTCCTGCAGTGACGACTATTCTTCTACCGGCCTCAATGAAGCGCCTGCCGTGCGGATAGAAGATATCCCGACGAAAAATCTCAGGAGTTCCTCGAGTGCGGCGCCCTCGAGCAGTTCCTTCAGGCAGTTCAACGATTCTATACCGTATGGCGAACTGGTAGATAGGCGTGACGGCAAGTCCTACAGGACGGTGCTGATTGGTGACCAGATCTGGATGGCGGAGAACCTCAATTACGGGGATTCCGTAAGCACGCCGAGCCTGAAGGGAAATACCTGGTGCGGTGGTGGCGATTCCCTCAAAAACGATTGCGGCATATATGGAAGGCTCTACGCTTGGGCTGCTGGTGCCGAATTGTGCCCCGAAGGCTGGCGCATGCCCAGCATGGAAGATTATATGACCTTGGCGAAGAACTTTGGCGGGATGGCTTTTGCCGGAGAAGCGCTGAAGTCTGATGCTGTTGGTTGGAGAAAACTGGGCGGATCGAATGTCTCGGGCTTCTCGGCGCTTGGTGCCGGTTACCGCCATCACGATGGCGATATCCTGGAAATCAACAACAAGGGCGTATTCATGACGAACTCTGTCGGGTACCGCAAGGATCCGATGGATGGTTCTCGTGGAAGCGCCAACATAGATGTCTTTGTCATTACCGACGAACTGGTCGGTGTCGAATTTGGAAGGTGCGTTTTTAGTGAAGGATTATCTATCCGCTGCATCAAGGATGACGAATATGGCGAAGGGCGGATTATTACCGAAGGTGAAGACTCCGAAGAAGACGGAGAGTAG
- a CDS encoding TolC family protein, whose product MKNTKAIILGIIATAVLVHADTWTLEACLKQAREKSLSLESAKLREQQSEINIKQANVGRYPTVSASIQNTLYDHPFVDNEDHYRLNLGITGSYTLWDGGSRSLSVEASKLSREAAKFETKQTERNIQESVLNAYMNLLAAQENLRTAHASVELSTAEFEHYGKLFEAGSITKKDLTQSQSNVLQKQVAELSAQLSVNTAKTTLRQLLELPESEEFDVTAPEMAISSPDSIDAIPSLAELQGAVKSSHPGLKSDSISIRAAKKNTEVAGTGSSITVTLGASSSTGLQAWKSDAYGDQLKYGWQNSLTLGINIPIIDNGSTNNKVLLAQVNETQTQLALQETAKNLENSIEKLYLNAVSADLQWKAAMLQVEAETEALQVAEEQRNAGALTYTDYLTQKNNLEKAQVTLTNAKYTSLLARKLLDLYQGKLD is encoded by the coding sequence ATGAAGAATACAAAGGCAATCATTCTCGGGATTATCGCGACGGCAGTACTGGTACACGCAGATACCTGGACGCTCGAAGCCTGCCTCAAGCAGGCTCGCGAAAAGAGCCTCTCGCTTGAATCCGCGAAACTCCGCGAACAGCAGTCCGAGATCAACATCAAGCAGGCGAATGTCGGCCGCTACCCGACCGTCTCCGCCAGCATCCAGAACACCCTGTACGACCATCCCTTTGTCGACAACGAGGACCACTACCGCCTGAACCTGGGCATAACGGGCTCGTACACGCTTTGGGACGGTGGGTCGCGCAGCCTGAGCGTAGAGGCGAGCAAACTTAGCCGCGAGGCCGCCAAGTTCGAGACGAAGCAGACCGAGAGGAACATCCAGGAAAGCGTGCTGAACGCCTACATGAACCTGTTGGCCGCACAGGAGAACCTACGCACCGCGCACGCCTCCGTCGAGCTCTCTACCGCCGAGTTCGAGCATTACGGCAAACTATTCGAAGCCGGTTCCATCACCAAGAAAGATTTGACCCAGAGCCAGTCCAACGTGCTGCAGAAGCAGGTCGCCGAACTTTCGGCACAGCTCTCCGTGAACACCGCGAAGACAACGCTCCGCCAGCTCCTTGAACTGCCGGAAAGCGAGGAGTTCGATGTCACGGCTCCCGAGATGGCGATTTCAAGCCCCGATTCCATCGACGCCATCCCTTCGCTTGCCGAACTGCAGGGGGCAGTCAAGAGTTCGCACCCGGGACTCAAGTCCGACAGCATTTCCATCCGCGCCGCAAAGAAGAACACCGAAGTCGCAGGAACCGGATCTTCCATCACGGTCACGCTCGGGGCCAGTTCCAGCACGGGCCTGCAGGCATGGAAGTCCGATGCCTATGGCGACCAGCTCAAGTACGGCTGGCAGAACTCCCTCACGCTGGGCATAAACATCCCTATCATCGATAACGGCAGCACGAACAACAAGGTGCTCCTGGCGCAGGTGAACGAGACACAGACGCAACTCGCCCTACAGGAAACGGCCAAGAACCTCGAGAACAGCATCGAGAAACTCTACCTCAACGCGGTGAGCGCCGACCTGCAGTGGAAGGCCGCCATGCTCCAGGTGGAGGCAGAAACCGAAGCCCTCCAGGTCGCCGAGGAACAGCGAAACGCAGGTGCCCTCACCTACACAGACTACCTCACCCAGAAGAACAACCTCGAGAAGGCGCAGGTGACGCTCACGAACGCGAAATACACGAGCCTGCTCGCCCGTAAGTTGCTCGACCTCTACCAGGGCAAATTGGACTAG
- a CDS encoding PTS sugar transporter subunit IIA yields MRLSERFVDNCILINSTSETKEAILNELVDTLCNAYKLEHRDEIFEAVWNREQSRSTGIGCGLAVPHTKIDYVDRMCMVAATVEKGLDFQSFDGEPVYLLILIVSPGNTVGPHLKALSSVSRLLADGNVRKDLIASKTPAEFLSILRAAEDKYL; encoded by the coding sequence ATGCGTCTTTCTGAAAGATTCGTCGACAACTGTATCTTGATCAATTCCACGAGCGAAACCAAGGAAGCCATCCTGAACGAACTCGTGGATACCTTGTGCAATGCCTACAAGCTCGAGCACAGGGACGAGATATTTGAAGCCGTCTGGAACCGCGAACAGAGCCGTTCCACAGGCATCGGATGCGGACTCGCCGTACCCCACACAAAGATTGACTACGTCGACCGTATGTGCATGGTCGCCGCCACAGTCGAGAAGGGTCTCGATTTCCAGTCCTTCGACGGCGAACCCGTGTACCTGCTTATCCTTATCGTGAGCCCGGGCAACACCGTGGGCCCGCACCTCAAGGCCCTCTCCTCCGTCAGTCGCCTCCTAGCCGACGGCAACGTGCGCAAGGACCTCATCGCCTCGAAGACCCCGGCCGAGTTCCTCTCCATCCTCCGCGCCGCCGAGGACAAGTATCTCTAG
- a CDS encoding CCA tRNA nucleotidyltransferase produces the protein MAKIQTLAGEWFEPELPSRLLKIAGDIRDAGGRAFLVGGWVRDALLGKSCRDYDIEVYDMAQDSLVPLLSKYGRTNLVGKAFGVIHLAMKGLSLDFSFPRTESKVGYGHRGFVVHTDEKLSFKEAALRRDFTINAMGMELPELTLCDPYGGIDDLKTHTLRHVGPAFAEDSLRILRGVQFASRFECTLAPATVELCRTLSLDDLSVERLFEEFKKWLLKPGKPSLGLRAFLDIKLDGYFPEISPFKGSWDELGKILDNMSQLRDSSETAGKECAAPLTDAQKMEFAFAALLCGSAGTSLKFLERITNETHLLKVVPLVLDALQNLDENIVNDIPALRRLAVKLNGLQLLCLLVQSVPDRYYKSPSLAKDLWKSAGDYGLLEAAPQPYLTGKMLMDLGFKPGKQMGEIIKQSFELQLDGKIADAEAAIAWVKEQKA, from the coding sequence ATGGCGAAAATCCAGACTCTTGCAGGTGAATGGTTCGAGCCGGAACTGCCGAGCCGTTTGTTGAAAATCGCGGGCGATATCCGCGATGCGGGCGGCCGCGCCTTTTTGGTAGGCGGCTGGGTCCGCGATGCGCTTCTGGGTAAGAGCTGCAGGGACTACGATATCGAAGTCTACGACATGGCGCAAGATTCCCTCGTGCCGCTCCTTTCGAAATATGGCCGCACGAACCTGGTCGGTAAGGCGTTCGGCGTGATCCACCTCGCCATGAAGGGGCTATCGCTCGATTTCTCGTTCCCGCGCACCGAAAGCAAGGTGGGCTATGGCCACCGCGGTTTCGTGGTGCATACCGACGAAAAGCTCAGCTTTAAGGAAGCGGCGCTCCGGCGCGACTTTACCATCAACGCGATGGGCATGGAACTGCCCGAACTCACGCTGTGCGATCCGTATGGCGGCATTGACGACCTCAAGACGCATACGCTCCGGCATGTGGGCCCCGCGTTTGCGGAAGATTCCCTGCGCATATTGCGCGGTGTGCAGTTTGCGAGCCGTTTTGAATGCACGCTTGCGCCCGCGACCGTGGAACTCTGCCGCACGCTTTCGCTTGACGACCTGAGCGTGGAACGCCTCTTTGAGGAATTCAAGAAGTGGCTCTTGAAGCCGGGCAAGCCTTCGCTCGGGCTCCGCGCCTTCCTGGACATAAAGCTGGATGGATACTTCCCGGAGATAAGCCCGTTCAAGGGCTCGTGGGATGAACTCGGCAAGATTCTCGACAACATGTCGCAGTTGCGCGACTCGAGTGAAACTGCAGGCAAGGAATGCGCTGCGCCGCTTACCGATGCACAGAAGATGGAATTCGCCTTTGCTGCGCTCCTGTGTGGCAGCGCGGGCACCTCGCTCAAGTTCCTGGAACGCATCACGAACGAGACGCACCTGCTGAAGGTTGTGCCGCTCGTGCTAGATGCTTTGCAGAACCTCGACGAAAATATCGTGAACGACATTCCGGCATTGCGCCGCTTGGCGGTGAAGCTGAACGGCTTGCAGTTGCTCTGCCTGCTGGTGCAGAGCGTTCCGGACCGTTATTACAAATCGCCCAGCCTTGCGAAGGACTTGTGGAAATCTGCCGGCGATTACGGCCTGCTCGAAGCCGCCCCGCAGCCCTACCTTACGGGCAAGATGCTCATGGATCTCGGTTTCAAACCCGGCAAGCAGATGGGTGAAATCATCAAGCAGAGTTTTGAACTCCAGCTCGACGGGAAGATTGCCGACGCCGAGGCGGCCATTGCCTGGGTAAAGGAGCAGAAGGCATGA
- a CDS encoding Hsp20/alpha crystallin family protein has translation MINAQILPTAFYGIQNFLDNFNAEAAKGECTYTPKADYYETENGFALEVELPGVKKEDMDIQVEKNIITVKATRVRSKDEKFTFERSFRLADDIDTENIKVSLENGILKFDLSKKAQAAARKLTIG, from the coding sequence ATGATTAACGCACAGATTCTCCCGACCGCATTCTATGGCATCCAGAACTTCCTTGACAACTTCAACGCCGAAGCCGCCAAGGGCGAATGCACCTACACACCGAAGGCCGACTACTACGAGACCGAAAACGGCTTCGCATTGGAAGTCGAACTTCCGGGCGTGAAGAAAGAAGACATGGACATCCAGGTCGAAAAGAACATCATCACCGTCAAGGCGACGCGCGTGCGCAGCAAGGACGAGAAGTTCACCTTCGAGCGCAGCTTCAGATTGGCTGACGACATCGACACCGAGAACATCAAGGTCTCGCTTGAAAACGGTATCCTGAAATTCGACTTGTCGAAGAAGGCCCAGGCCGCAGCACGTAAGTTGACCATCGGCTAA
- a CDS encoding T9SS type A sorting domain-containing protein, which yields MRRTFSTFFPIVLATAFSTASADYVLSGYVKDESNVPVAQATVKLLKNDTTVTTGNKGEFQIIGNDEPSSSSSGLQSSSSGITAIVGASGNPGYIDIVDGVLHFSQSPNSPVHVAIYDMTGHQVLSQTLHGKGQVDLRQGVDAQGIYLARVRVGSAQQTIKFRADGTYHASFPAHPGKALLKVDFGSSDTLMVTAEGYDTLKAYLPKLDTSVSLTLKKSLDGQTYAFGYAIGNDPTPSKGCGKDNTLKNYFKFTGGGIEHEVYLDLPENYDKNKPYRLVFGMHCMGGSAQNVAKNEHYYGYRDQKGAKESTIFVAPHGYTDQMPWRCGDNKDHLFFDEILTYLNDNLCVDTSRVFSSGFSFGAMYSNSLAQTFQHRLRGVVVFATADQVIYLPKNAGKPIAWMGTVGLSDGTCPPSMGRSARDRILKNNGPEGHTDCTGEKATEYTGGNHVCYDYKTVDPRFPVKWCTFSGGHQWDMRENGKLWASDIGWEFITQF from the coding sequence ATGAGGAGAACGTTCTCCACCTTTTTCCCTATTGTGCTGGCAACAGCATTTTCCACGGCCTCTGCAGACTACGTACTCTCCGGCTACGTAAAAGACGAAAGCAACGTGCCTGTCGCTCAAGCAACCGTAAAGTTGCTCAAGAACGATACTACAGTCACGACCGGCAACAAGGGCGAATTCCAGATAATCGGAAACGATGAACCTAGTTCATCGTCGTCGGGACTGCAGTCCTCGTCGTCGGGGATTACCGCCATCGTAGGCGCCAGCGGAAACCCCGGCTATATCGATATCGTCGATGGCGTACTGCATTTCTCGCAGAGCCCGAATTCTCCCGTACACGTGGCCATATATGACATGACCGGCCACCAGGTACTGAGCCAGACGTTGCACGGTAAAGGCCAGGTTGATTTGCGCCAAGGAGTGGACGCACAGGGAATCTACCTTGCCCGTGTCCGCGTCGGAAGCGCACAGCAGACCATCAAGTTCAGGGCCGACGGTACATACCACGCCTCGTTCCCGGCACATCCGGGTAAGGCCCTCCTGAAGGTCGACTTCGGCTCTTCGGACACCTTGATGGTTACCGCCGAAGGGTATGACACGCTCAAGGCATACCTGCCCAAGCTCGACACCTCGGTTTCCCTCACCCTGAAAAAAAGCCTCGACGGGCAGACTTATGCTTTCGGCTATGCCATCGGCAACGACCCCACCCCGAGTAAGGGCTGCGGCAAGGACAACACGCTCAAGAACTACTTCAAGTTCACCGGCGGCGGCATCGAGCATGAAGTCTACCTCGACCTCCCCGAGAACTACGACAAGAACAAGCCCTACCGCCTGGTGTTCGGCATGCACTGCATGGGCGGTTCCGCCCAGAACGTCGCGAAGAACGAGCATTACTACGGCTACCGCGACCAGAAGGGCGCCAAGGAGAGCACCATCTTCGTGGCTCCGCATGGTTACACCGACCAAATGCCCTGGCGCTGCGGCGACAACAAGGACCACCTGTTCTTCGACGAAATCCTCACCTACCTGAACGATAACCTCTGCGTGGACACCTCGCGCGTGTTCTCCTCGGGCTTCAGTTTTGGCGCCATGTACTCGAACTCTCTCGCCCAGACATTCCAGCACAGGCTCCGCGGTGTCGTGGTATTCGCGACCGCCGACCAGGTCATCTACCTCCCGAAGAACGCAGGCAAGCCGATTGCCTGGATGGGAACCGTGGGCCTGAGCGACGGCACCTGCCCGCCAAGCATGGGACGTAGCGCCCGCGACAGAATCCTGAAGAACAACGGCCCCGAAGGCCACACCGACTGCACCGGCGAAAAGGCGACCGAATACACTGGCGGCAACCACGTTTGCTACGACTACAAGACGGTCGACCCGCGCTTCCCTGTAAAGTGGTGCACCTTCAGCGGCGGCCACCAGTGGGATATGCGCGAGAACGGCAAGCTGTGGGCATCCGACATCGGCTGGGAATTCATCACGCAGTTCTAG
- a CDS encoding DUF58 domain-containing protein → MLDKEVLKTVSRIELSVRGTLDTVMTGAYHSSFKGNGMEFSEVREYMPGDDVRTIDWNVTARTGTPYVKKFIEEREMTMLLMVDASSSSEFGSGTQMKGEVMATLTALLAFAAIKNNDKVGLLIYTDQVELFIPPEKGRKHVLRLIREILYFKPQHHGTNTQVALEYAGKILNRRAVVVVMSDFLDEGFENAFKILRKRHDVLAVSVVDPREMELPPAGLVELEDPETGETLLIDTGDAAFREAFAREAKRQGKATKELFQRMSIDFVRIETHDDFKETVAPLIEHFRRRAKAARM, encoded by the coding sequence ATGCTAGATAAAGAAGTTCTAAAGACCGTCAGCCGCATCGAACTCAGCGTTCGCGGCACGCTCGACACCGTGATGACCGGCGCTTACCACAGTTCGTTCAAGGGGAACGGCATGGAGTTCAGCGAGGTCCGCGAGTACATGCCGGGCGATGACGTGCGCACCATCGACTGGAACGTGACGGCACGCACCGGCACGCCATACGTGAAGAAGTTTATCGAAGAGCGCGAGATGACCATGCTCCTGATGGTCGACGCCTCCAGCAGTTCGGAATTCGGTTCCGGCACGCAGATGAAGGGTGAGGTCATGGCGACCCTCACCGCGCTCCTCGCCTTTGCCGCCATCAAGAACAACGACAAGGTAGGGCTTTTAATTTATACGGACCAGGTCGAACTGTTTATCCCGCCGGAGAAGGGCCGCAAGCACGTGCTGCGGCTTATCCGTGAAATCCTCTACTTCAAGCCGCAGCACCACGGCACGAACACGCAGGTGGCGCTGGAGTATGCCGGCAAGATTCTGAACCGCCGTGCCGTGGTCGTGGTGATGAGCGACTTCCTGGACGAAGGTTTCGAGAACGCATTCAAGATCCTGCGCAAGCGCCACGACGTGCTTGCGGTCTCCGTGGTGGACCCGCGTGAAATGGAACTGCCTCCCGCAGGCCTTGTAGAGCTTGAAGATCCCGAAACCGGCGAGACGCTTCTAATTGATACCGGCGATGCGGCATTCCGCGAGGCGTTCGCTCGCGAGGCAAAGCGCCAGGGCAAGGCGACCAAGGAACTGTTCCAGCGCATGTCCATCGACTTCGTGCGCATCGAGACGCACGACGACTTCAAGGAAACCGTGGCCCCGCTTATCGAGCACTTCCGCCGTCGCGCGAAAGCCGCGAGAATGTAG
- a CDS encoding carboxypeptidase regulatory-like domain-containing protein has protein sequence MKRLPLFISALAVTLGSSAFAYTVSGTVSDADGQAIKDASVTLVKENKTTKTDEAGKFTIHEDEQPPIGINQAAVNPGYISINSGILSYSQSGSAPVQVRIFDAVGHQVLNQTLYGSGEVDLRTGTTAMGSYYAQVTMGSAKQNFRFTADGNYATSFDSKGHALLKEIQQGEKLQFVAEGFDTLFVPLGTLDTTVAVKLTKTAPAEEQFAFGYALKNNPRPSKGCGKNSTLNSVQTVENGKKYNLNVGGKNRTFFITLPKNYDNTKPHKLLIANHCMGSKAEDFVHHNPDYDHPTPYYGQQVLDKNGDYIFVAPQGNDNGTWNGKEDHQFVDEMITAMFDNYCVDTTRVFATGFSFGAMFTNSLAQDMQERLRAVAVYATADYNIWLPAAGTGRYDAKNLPIAWMAVHGKNDGMCDYNRAKNSALPRILKRNGKADANGNFTDASAEKPQEFNGNAGHLCYDFKTVDERFPVKFCSWNGEHQWTAHDGPNTKTGQGWENTWVPEEVHKFFEQF, from the coding sequence ATGAAACGTCTTCCGTTATTTATTTCTGCGCTTGCAGTAACTTTGGGTAGTTCTGCATTTGCATATACTGTCAGCGGCACTGTATCCGACGCAGATGGCCAAGCCATCAAGGACGCATCCGTAACGCTCGTCAAGGAAAACAAGACTACAAAGACTGACGAAGCCGGCAAGTTCACCATCCACGAAGACGAACAACCGCCTATCGGGATCAACCAGGCTGCGGTCAATCCCGGCTACATCAGCATCAATTCTGGCATTCTTTCTTACAGCCAGAGCGGGAGCGCTCCTGTGCAGGTCAGGATTTTTGACGCCGTCGGCCACCAGGTGCTGAACCAGACGCTCTACGGCTCTGGCGAAGTCGACCTCCGCACGGGCACTACCGCCATGGGTTCCTACTACGCGCAGGTCACCATGGGCAGCGCAAAGCAGAACTTCCGCTTCACCGCAGATGGCAACTACGCCACCTCTTTCGACTCGAAGGGACACGCTCTGCTCAAGGAAATCCAGCAGGGTGAAAAGCTCCAGTTCGTGGCCGAAGGTTTCGACACGCTTTTCGTACCTCTCGGCACGCTTGATACGACCGTCGCCGTGAAGCTCACGAAGACCGCACCCGCCGAAGAACAGTTCGCATTCGGTTACGCATTGAAGAACAATCCGCGTCCGAGTAAGGGTTGCGGCAAGAATTCTACCTTGAATTCGGTCCAGACTGTTGAAAACGGCAAGAAGTACAATTTGAATGTCGGCGGCAAGAACCGCACCTTCTTCATTACCTTGCCGAAGAACTACGACAACACCAAGCCGCACAAGCTCCTCATCGCAAACCACTGCATGGGTTCCAAGGCCGAAGATTTCGTGCACCACAACCCGGACTACGACCATCCGACCCCGTACTACGGCCAGCAAGTGCTCGACAAGAACGGCGACTACATCTTCGTAGCCCCGCAGGGTAACGACAACGGTACCTGGAACGGCAAGGAAGACCACCAGTTCGTTGACGAAATGATTACCGCGATGTTCGACAACTACTGCGTTGACACCACCCGCGTGTTCGCCACAGGATTTAGCTTCGGCGCCATGTTCACAAACTCTCTCGCTCAGGACATGCAAGAAAGACTCCGCGCTGTAGCCGTCTACGCAACTGCAGACTACAACATTTGGCTCCCGGCTGCAGGAACAGGTCGCTATGATGCCAAGAACTTGCCGATTGCATGGATGGCCGTTCATGGCAAAAACGACGGCATGTGCGATTACAACCGCGCCAAGAACAGCGCCCTCCCGAGAATCCTCAAGAGGAACGGTAAGGCCGATGCCAACGGCAACTTCACTGACGCCAGCGCCGAAAAGCCGCAAGAATTCAACGGCAATGCAGGCCACCTCTGCTACGACTTTAAGACCGTCGACGAACGCTTCCCGGTCAAGTTCTGCAGCTGGAACGGCGAACACCAGTGGACCGCACATGACGGCCCCAACACAAAGACCGGACAGGGCTGGGAAAACACCTGGGTTCCTGAAGAAGTCCACAAGTTCTTCGAACAATTCTAG
- a CDS encoding type I 3-dehydroquinate dehydratase has protein sequence MPASNEKYLVGLVDPEVLSAIEADSMHPVFLDIGACNALEIRYDLFSEKDWTGLSARVRKIAPHAMQIGTIRLARDGGKFPDKDAYSRIPLWSKILGESEVPEWLDLEQDCLYDFKNLKSLADMRKTRILVSQHNFLRVPNQQELDDFARDCLRLKADGLKIAAMSNSETDCDRLYKFTRIHSHEFSLFAAFGMGETGKASRIWSLKEGANLTYASIGQAQAPGQIDVASTEKALRELENLNTPQNVLDLFKKL, from the coding sequence ATGCCCGCGAGCAACGAAAAATATCTGGTCGGTCTGGTCGACCCCGAAGTCCTCTCCGCAATCGAAGCTGACAGCATGCACCCCGTGTTCCTTGACATCGGGGCGTGCAACGCACTCGAGATTCGCTACGACCTCTTTAGCGAGAAAGACTGGACCGGACTTTCTGCCCGCGTAAGGAAGATTGCCCCACACGCCATGCAGATCGGCACCATCAGGCTTGCGCGCGACGGTGGCAAGTTCCCCGACAAGGACGCGTACTCTCGCATCCCGCTCTGGTCGAAGATTCTCGGCGAAAGCGAAGTGCCCGAATGGCTCGACCTGGAACAGGACTGCCTGTACGATTTCAAGAACCTGAAAAGCCTCGCCGACATGCGCAAGACAAGGATTCTCGTGTCACAGCACAACTTCTTGCGCGTACCGAACCAGCAGGAACTCGACGACTTCGCCCGCGACTGCCTGCGCCTTAAGGCGGACGGCCTGAAGATTGCCGCCATGAGCAACAGCGAAACCGACTGCGATCGCCTGTACAAGTTCACCCGCATCCATTCGCACGAGTTCAGTCTGTTCGCCGCCTTCGGGATGGGCGAAACCGGAAAGGCAAGCCGTATCTGGTCACTGAAAGAAGGCGCGAATCTCACCTACGCCTCCATCGGGCAGGCACAGGCCCCCGGCCAGATAGACGTAGCCTCCACGGAAAAGGCGCTCAGGGAACTCGAGAACCTGAACACCCCCCAAAATGTGCTCGATTTGTTCAAAAAACTGTAG
- a CDS encoding RNA polymerase sigma factor, translating to MVNQSEEKIEYRRTIEETWLRYSEIIYKLCAMRCNSTEEARDLFQTIALKFCENADRILEREDVLPWLISVMRHTYMDSVLEKKRTLCMSGVPDRCSEYASFCEDQALYHEYRPVAEMRYALERSLEQVTPLERMLVEMKFYGGFSVRELSNIFGLSENAIRKRRYMALRKMHDMMGEWLSMPKMAQ from the coding sequence ATGGTTAATCAATCGGAAGAAAAAATAGAATATCGCAGGACTATCGAGGAAACGTGGCTGCGTTATTCGGAAATAATCTACAAATTATGCGCCATGCGGTGCAATTCCACGGAAGAGGCTCGCGATTTATTCCAGACTATTGCCCTGAAATTTTGCGAAAATGCCGACCGTATCCTGGAAAGGGAAGACGTGCTGCCGTGGTTGATTTCTGTCATGCGGCATACCTATATGGATTCAGTTCTCGAAAAGAAGCGCACGCTGTGCATGTCCGGAGTTCCTGACCGTTGTTCGGAATATGCCTCGTTTTGCGAAGACCAGGCGTTGTACCATGAATACAGGCCGGTTGCCGAGATGCGGTATGCCCTCGAGAGGTCCCTTGAGCAGGTGACGCCCCTCGAGCGGATGCTTGTCGAAATGAAGTTCTACGGAGGGTTCTCGGTCCGGGAACTGAGCAATATCTTTGGCCTCTCCGAAAACGCGATACGCAAGCGGCGCTACATGGCGCTTCGCAAAATGCATGACATGATGGGTGAATGGTTGTCCATGCCGAAAATGGCACAATAA